In Streptomyces sp. NBC_00414, a single window of DNA contains:
- a CDS encoding carboxymuconolactone decarboxylase family protein: protein MALRITKAELPTEVREDLIKQFGAVPEPFEVTAHNPEVARDSSEMGGKVNGWDMADEGLKTFAHMAVAAQVGCGWCLDINYFQALHKDLDLTKASQVPRWRESEVFTRLERDVLEYAEAMTNTPLTVTDEQYASLLDRLGPAAMVELTASIAFANLATRNNSAHGISSQGFSDACGIPLAARPDTRPDTRPEKSGVAPTA from the coding sequence ATGGCACTGCGCATCACGAAGGCCGAACTTCCCACCGAGGTGAGGGAAGACCTGATCAAGCAGTTCGGCGCGGTCCCCGAACCGTTCGAGGTGACGGCGCACAACCCCGAGGTCGCCCGGGACTCCTCGGAGATGGGCGGCAAGGTGAACGGGTGGGACATGGCCGACGAGGGTCTCAAGACGTTCGCGCACATGGCGGTCGCGGCGCAGGTCGGGTGCGGTTGGTGCCTCGACATCAACTACTTCCAGGCGCTGCACAAGGACCTGGACCTGACCAAGGCGAGCCAGGTGCCGCGCTGGCGGGAGTCGGAGGTGTTCACCCGGCTGGAGCGGGACGTGCTGGAGTACGCCGAGGCCATGACGAACACGCCGCTCACCGTCACCGACGAGCAGTACGCGAGCCTGCTCGACCGGCTCGGCCCGGCGGCGATGGTCGAACTCACCGCGTCCATCGCCTTCGCCAACCTGGCGACCAGGAACAACTCGGCGCACGGGATCAGTTCACAGGGCTTCTCCGACGCGTGCGGGATCCCCCTGGCCGCGCGTCCCGACACGCGTCCCGACACGCGTCCTGAGAAGTCCGGCGTGGCGCCGACGGCATGA
- a CDS encoding nitroreductase/quinone reductase family protein: MPNDFNQQIIEEFRANAGEVGGPFEGARLILLTTTGARSGERHTTPVGYYADGDGDVLVIASAAGAPKHPDWFHNLVAHPQVTVESGVFTYEAEAEVLEGTARDDAFARAVEADSGWADYQARTSRVIPVVVLHQIASDGPPNVNASSMGQYMQVIHDAFRRELALIRKEIGDADATLGAQLRINCLTFCQGLHNHHTGEDIAMFPFLADSHPELGPVLDRLREEHERIAELTAELKQVIGADRTDPADSRHVSEEVERLTLALEAHLTYEEAQLIPVLDAPAGSVH, from the coding sequence ATGCCCAACGACTTCAACCAGCAGATCATCGAAGAATTCCGGGCCAACGCCGGGGAGGTCGGCGGCCCCTTCGAGGGCGCCCGGCTGATCCTCCTGACCACCACGGGAGCCCGTTCCGGGGAGCGGCACACCACCCCGGTCGGCTACTACGCCGACGGGGACGGCGACGTGCTGGTCATCGCCTCGGCCGCCGGCGCTCCGAAGCATCCGGACTGGTTCCACAACCTGGTCGCGCATCCGCAGGTCACCGTGGAGAGCGGGGTGTTCACGTACGAGGCCGAGGCCGAGGTCCTGGAAGGCACCGCACGGGACGACGCGTTCGCCCGCGCGGTCGAGGCGGACTCCGGGTGGGCCGACTACCAGGCCAGGACCAGCCGTGTGATCCCGGTGGTCGTCCTCCACCAGATCGCGAGCGACGGTCCGCCGAACGTCAACGCCTCCTCGATGGGCCAGTACATGCAGGTGATCCACGACGCCTTCCGCCGCGAACTGGCCCTGATCCGCAAGGAGATCGGCGACGCGGATGCCACCCTCGGCGCCCAGCTCCGTATCAACTGCCTGACGTTCTGCCAGGGCCTGCACAACCACCACACCGGCGAGGACATCGCCATGTTCCCGTTCCTGGCCGACAGCCACCCGGAGCTCGGCCCGGTCCTCGACCGTCTGCGCGAGGAACACGAGCGGATCGCCGAGCTGACCGCGGAGCTGAAGCAGGTCATCGGCGCGGACCGGACGGACCCCGCGGACTCCCGGCACGTAAGCGAGGAGGTCGAGCGTCTCACCCTCGCGCTGGAGGCCCATCTGACGTACGAGGAGGCACAGTTGATCCCCGTACTGGACGCGCCGGCCGGGTCGGTCCACTAG
- a CDS encoding HelD family protein gives MTSVDPAHAAPVPALTPTPDRSLAASLRRERDYHDICRAALTSMVDGAQEHVVTAEDVSASGADAEVLGYALRSRAKEMRELPEGPLFFGRLDFGTDSRTAGDHAGQSYHIGRRRISEQPAAPPLVVDWRAPVSRAFYQASTRHPQGVGVRRRFGWAPGSLGESADLTGLEDEHLTDVRPRTPGTLAQTPRPETLRAGSRILASEIERPRVGPMRDIAATIQPDQDDLVRADLAVSVCVQGAPGTGKTAVGLHRAAYLLYTHPQRIRRGGLLILGPNPTFLSYISEVLPALGETGVRQSTVGDEIGRHPVGGEDDESTAVVKHDARMAEVLRRALYARVNPAAADSPDALAVPDGSYRWRVSAGTLARIVAGVRAEEPPYAVGRERVRTRVVRYVQDQAERRAGPQTNAWLQKVSRARPISAYVDSVWPKARPEEVVAELLTDPAALAAAADGVLDPDEQKAVLWARPPRSWKSARWSSADLVLLDEVAGLVEHPDGYSHLVIDEAQDLSPMECRAIGRRAAFGSVTVLGDLAQGTTPWAAREWGELLAHLGKPEASVVPLTTGFRVPEAVVELANRVLARLDVGVPPGRSLRKDGELRIRPTGPSGLLQETAECVRRALAYEGSVGVIAADPDVVRVREALGAAGIEAADVDRLGARVTVLGAGVAKGLEYDHVVAVEPAAIAEGHGPGAEAGTEAGAGRGLHRLYVVLTRAVSRLDVVHARPLPFE, from the coding sequence ATGACGTCTGTCGACCCTGCCCACGCCGCCCCCGTCCCAGCCCTGACCCCCACCCCCGATCGCTCCCTCGCCGCCTCCCTCCGACGCGAACGCGACTACCACGACATCTGCCGGGCCGCCCTCACCTCCATGGTCGACGGGGCCCAGGAACACGTCGTCACCGCAGAGGACGTGTCCGCGTCCGGCGCCGACGCCGAAGTGCTCGGCTACGCGCTGCGGAGCCGGGCCAAGGAGATGCGCGAACTGCCCGAAGGGCCCCTGTTCTTCGGGCGGTTGGACTTCGGGACGGACAGCCGGACCGCGGGCGACCACGCCGGGCAGAGCTACCACATCGGGCGGCGGCGGATCAGCGAGCAGCCCGCGGCCCCGCCCCTCGTCGTCGACTGGCGGGCCCCCGTCTCCCGCGCCTTCTACCAGGCGAGCACCCGTCATCCACAGGGTGTGGGTGTGCGGCGGCGGTTCGGCTGGGCGCCGGGGAGCCTGGGGGAGTCGGCCGACCTCACGGGACTGGAGGACGAACACCTCACGGACGTACGCCCGCGGACCCCTGGGACGCTGGCGCAGACTCCTCGCCCGGAGACCCTCCGGGCCGGGAGCCGCATTCTCGCGAGCGAGATCGAACGGCCCCGGGTCGGCCCGATGCGTGACATCGCGGCGACCATCCAACCGGACCAGGACGACCTCGTACGGGCCGATCTCGCCGTGTCCGTGTGCGTGCAGGGCGCTCCCGGCACCGGAAAGACGGCCGTCGGGCTGCACCGGGCCGCGTACCTGCTCTACACCCATCCGCAGCGCATCCGGCGTGGCGGACTGCTGATCCTCGGGCCGAACCCCACCTTCCTCTCCTACATCTCGGAGGTGCTGCCCGCGCTCGGCGAGACCGGGGTGCGGCAGTCGACCGTCGGGGACGAGATCGGCCGGCATCCGGTCGGCGGGGAGGACGACGAGAGCACCGCCGTCGTCAAGCACGACGCCCGCATGGCGGAGGTGCTGCGGCGCGCCCTGTACGCCCGGGTGAACCCGGCCGCGGCCGACAGCCCCGACGCTCTCGCCGTGCCCGACGGTTCGTACCGCTGGCGGGTGTCCGCCGGCACGCTCGCACGGATCGTCGCGGGCGTCCGGGCCGAGGAGCCGCCGTACGCCGTCGGGCGCGAACGGGTACGGACCCGGGTCGTGCGGTATGTGCAGGACCAGGCCGAACGGCGGGCCGGGCCCCAGACGAACGCCTGGCTGCAGAAGGTCTCGCGGGCACGGCCCATCAGCGCGTACGTCGATTCGGTGTGGCCCAAGGCGCGGCCGGAGGAGGTCGTCGCGGAGCTGCTCACCGATCCGGCGGCGCTGGCCGCGGCGGCGGACGGGGTGCTGGACCCGGACGAGCAGAAGGCGGTCCTGTGGGCCCGGCCACCCCGCTCGTGGAAGTCGGCCCGCTGGTCCTCGGCCGATCTGGTCCTGCTCGACGAGGTCGCCGGCCTGGTCGAACACCCCGACGGATACAGCCACTTGGTCATCGACGAGGCCCAGGACCTGTCGCCGATGGAGTGCCGGGCGATCGGCAGGCGTGCCGCCTTCGGGTCGGTCACCGTCCTCGGGGATCTCGCGCAGGGGACCACGCCGTGGGCCGCGCGGGAGTGGGGCGAGCTGCTCGCGCACCTGGGGAAGCCCGAGGCGTCGGTGGTGCCGTTGACCACCGGGTTCCGGGTGCCCGAGGCGGTGGTCGAGCTGGCGAACCGGGTGCTGGCCCGGCTGGATGTCGGGGTGCCTCCGGGGCGTTCCCTGCGGAAGGACGGCGAGTTGCGGATCCGCCCCACGGGCCCCTCCGGCCTCCTTCAGGAGACGGCCGAGTGCGTCCGCCGCGCGCTCGCGTACGAGGGGTCGGTCGGGGTCATCGCGGCCGACCCGGACGTCGTACGGGTGCGGGAGGCGCTCGGCGCCGCCGGGATCGAGGCCGCCGACGTGGACCGGCTCGGAGCCCGGGTCACGGTGTTGGGGGCGGGCGTCGCGAAGGGCCTTGAGTACGACCACGTCGTCGCCGTGGAGCCGGCCGCTATCGCGGAGGGGCACGGGCCGGGGGCGGAAGCAGGGACGGAGGCAGGGGCGGGGCGGGGGTTGCATCGGCTGTATGTCGTGCTGACCCGGGCCGTGTCCAGGCTGGATGTCGTGCACGCGCGGCCGTTGCCGTTCGAGTGA
- a CDS encoding TetR/AcrR family transcriptional regulator, protein MGLRERKKLRMYQEVSDIAIALFLEKGFERVSVAEVAAAAEISKPTLFRYFSSKEDLVLHRFADHQAEAARVVGDRAPGQSPIDALRLHFLAGIERSDPVTGVNDHPQVLAFHRLLYGTPSLVARLYEYLERSEAALAAALGGTLEARLAAGQVVAVQRILAMDNWRRMARGEDAERVRRDAVTAAEAAFARLGAGLRAYATE, encoded by the coding sequence ATGGGACTGCGTGAGCGCAAGAAGCTGCGGATGTACCAGGAGGTCTCCGACATCGCCATCGCGCTCTTCCTGGAGAAGGGGTTCGAGCGGGTCTCCGTCGCGGAGGTCGCCGCCGCGGCCGAGATCTCCAAACCGACCCTCTTCCGGTACTTCTCCTCCAAGGAGGACCTCGTCCTGCACCGGTTCGCCGATCACCAGGCCGAGGCCGCGCGGGTGGTCGGCGATCGGGCGCCCGGACAGTCCCCGATCGACGCCCTGCGTCTGCATTTCCTCGCCGGGATCGAGCGGAGCGACCCCGTGACCGGGGTCAACGACCATCCCCAGGTTCTCGCCTTCCACCGGCTGCTGTACGGGACTCCGTCTCTCGTGGCCCGGCTGTACGAGTACCTGGAGCGTTCCGAGGCCGCGCTCGCCGCCGCGCTCGGCGGGACTCTGGAGGCACGGCTCGCCGCCGGACAGGTGGTCGCCGTGCAGCGGATCCTGGCGATGGACAACTGGCGGCGGATGGCGCGGGGCGAGGACGCCGAGCGGGTGCGGCGGGACGCCGTCACCGCGGCGGAGGCCGCCTTCGCGCGGCTGGGAGCGGGACTCCGGGCTTACGCGACAGAGTAA
- a CDS encoding aminoglycoside phosphotransferase family protein: protein MSGDADVVEGPLQGYHHETYVFPLPGGAEADSPVRVKCREPRSNLLWFDRRCFASEEQLLRALRGTVDGIPEIVQAGPVGLQRFIEGETLGSRCGSGSAVPDSVLEQIVGVFRQLAGVRSEALAVDRSCDLRDRAREGDTSDFLERLVCFTEERVYQENLPAFEELFGSFGVDGDSFKRLRKHVSGLTERPFCLLHADLHRENFIVDPGGRLWTIDWELAMVGDPLYELATHLYLMRYPRGQENRMKERWHQTVEGVTPGSSAGWEEDLPKLLAYKRAQSVFTDVIRMSLSLGTGPDVDTGVLGRAGGKIQKVLAAAAEPLGLEKVPSLPEISVSLLRWYRQRAEGPCLQTG, encoded by the coding sequence GTGAGTGGCGACGCGGACGTGGTCGAGGGGCCACTTCAGGGCTACCACCACGAAACGTACGTCTTTCCGCTGCCCGGCGGAGCGGAGGCGGATTCGCCGGTCCGCGTGAAGTGCCGTGAGCCGAGAAGTAATCTGCTCTGGTTCGACCGTCGTTGTTTCGCCTCCGAGGAGCAGTTGCTGCGGGCCCTTCGGGGGACCGTCGACGGCATCCCCGAGATCGTCCAGGCCGGACCGGTCGGTCTGCAGCGGTTCATCGAGGGGGAGACGCTGGGGTCACGGTGCGGGTCGGGCAGCGCTGTTCCCGACTCCGTCCTGGAGCAGATCGTCGGGGTGTTCCGGCAGTTGGCCGGCGTCAGATCCGAGGCGCTCGCGGTGGACAGGAGCTGCGACCTCCGGGACCGCGCGAGGGAGGGCGACACCTCGGACTTCCTGGAGCGGCTCGTCTGTTTCACCGAAGAACGTGTCTACCAGGAGAACCTGCCCGCTTTCGAGGAACTGTTCGGCTCGTTCGGTGTGGACGGCGACTCCTTCAAGCGCCTCAGAAAACATGTGTCCGGGCTGACCGAACGCCCTTTCTGCCTGCTGCACGCCGACCTCCATCGTGAGAACTTCATCGTCGATCCCGGAGGCCGGCTCTGGACCATCGACTGGGAGTTGGCGATGGTCGGTGATCCCTTGTACGAACTGGCGACGCACCTCTACCTGATGCGGTATCCGAGAGGTCAGGAGAACCGTATGAAGGAGAGGTGGCACCAGACGGTCGAGGGCGTCACGCCCGGCAGTTCGGCCGGCTGGGAAGAGGACCTGCCGAAACTGCTCGCCTACAAACGCGCCCAGTCGGTTTTCACCGACGTCATCCGTATGTCTCTCTCGCTCGGCACGGGGCCGGACGTGGACACCGGTGTCCTCGGCCGGGCGGGCGGCAAGATACAGAAGGTGCTGGCAGCCGCCGCGGAACCGCTGGGGCTGGAGAAGGTGCCGAGCCTGCCCGAGATCTCGGTCTCCCTCCTCCGGTGGTACCGGCAGCGTGCGGAGGGGCCGTGTCTCCAAACCGGTTGA
- a CDS encoding HAD family hydrolase has protein sequence MFFDFDGPVCDLFGGTPTAHIAEEIKVMARLEWGALDRAVEDCHDSHGILLRLRDVLDGAPEHHGREPLAQADAIVTRYEYAAVGSAVQCSDVGPLLDALRDLGKRLAIVSNNAEGPVLRYLERTNLTSKFEVVCGRDPYEPRHMKPHPDPVRRALAAVGVPATGRALLVGDQLSDLAAARAAGVRFLGHTQDERLRRRMKQTDADGVVASHASVLAAARTLVGDVGRHTP, from the coding sequence GTGTTCTTCGATTTCGACGGCCCTGTGTGCGACCTGTTCGGCGGGACACCGACCGCGCACATCGCCGAGGAGATCAAGGTCATGGCGCGGCTCGAATGGGGCGCTCTCGACCGTGCGGTCGAGGACTGCCACGACTCGCACGGGATCCTCCTGCGCCTCCGGGACGTACTCGACGGAGCGCCGGAACATCACGGCCGTGAGCCCCTGGCCCAGGCCGACGCCATCGTCACTCGGTACGAATACGCTGCCGTGGGTTCCGCCGTTCAGTGTTCGGACGTCGGACCCCTGCTGGATGCACTGCGCGATCTCGGCAAACGTCTGGCAATCGTGAGCAACAACGCCGAGGGCCCTGTCCTGCGGTACCTGGAGCGCACGAATCTGACGTCGAAGTTCGAAGTGGTCTGCGGCCGTGATCCGTACGAGCCGCGCCACATGAAGCCCCATCCCGACCCGGTGCGTCGCGCTCTGGCAGCCGTCGGCGTCCCGGCTACCGGCAGGGCCCTGCTGGTGGGAGACCAGCTGAGCGACCTCGCAGCGGCCAGAGCGGCCGGCGTCCGTTTCCTGGGACACACACAGGACGAGAGACTGCGACGGCGGATGAAGCAGACCGATGCGGACGGTGTGGTCGCGTCACACGCCTCGGTCCTGGCCGCGGCCAGGACCCTGGTGGGCGACGTCGGACGACACACTCCATAG
- a CDS encoding winged helix-turn-helix domain-containing protein, producing the protein MSEERSGDGGGKEFARVLEELRNRIITEIYPLDSALPPQRALAEEFGVSRDTVQRVVKALVAEGRIESRQGSGSRVVKTQRIQPAVPQDTTPRPRTLGPIMTEAFSRPEVGLDVFTLTGESLVTHVRLQNERMRRELRRTPQRITMRVLVPSGDAQLPFPRAKDDPADPRPAKHVRAIVLGSTTSLRNILELLRVHGIVAEVDLQIRYTTVVPNFKFYLLNGSEALFGLYQVVDRPIMLADGEVLPAMDVEGVGANLMHYVSDEDPNSPGSFFVDSMQTYFDSLWSVSSDVAHQGPGRGQDRGV; encoded by the coding sequence GTGAGCGAAGAGCGGAGTGGTGACGGAGGCGGCAAGGAGTTCGCGCGCGTCCTTGAGGAGCTGCGCAACCGCATCATCACCGAGATCTACCCTCTGGACAGTGCCCTCCCGCCGCAGCGGGCGCTGGCCGAGGAGTTCGGGGTCTCCCGCGACACCGTCCAGCGGGTGGTGAAGGCACTCGTTGCCGAGGGGCGCATCGAGTCCCGGCAGGGCAGCGGATCACGAGTGGTCAAGACCCAGCGGATTCAACCGGCGGTCCCGCAGGACACGACGCCTCGTCCCAGGACGCTCGGCCCGATCATGACCGAGGCATTCAGTCGGCCGGAGGTCGGCCTGGACGTCTTCACACTGACCGGTGAATCCCTCGTCACCCATGTCCGCCTGCAGAACGAGAGGATGCGCCGCGAACTCCGGCGCACCCCGCAGCGCATCACCATGCGTGTTCTGGTGCCGTCCGGGGACGCGCAGCTGCCCTTTCCCCGGGCCAAGGACGATCCGGCGGACCCGCGTCCGGCGAAGCACGTACGGGCCATCGTGCTCGGATCCACCACCTCGCTGCGCAACATCCTTGAGCTGCTGCGCGTCCACGGGATCGTGGCAGAGGTCGATCTGCAGATCCGATACACAACGGTGGTCCCGAACTTCAAGTTCTATCTGCTGAACGGCTCGGAGGCGCTGTTCGGGCTGTACCAGGTGGTCGATCGCCCGATCATGCTCGCGGACGGCGAGGTTCTGCCGGCCATGGATGTCGAAGGTGTCGGCGCCAACCTCATGCACTACGTGAGCGACGAGGATCCGAACTCCCCGGGCTCCTTCTTCGTGGACAGCATGCAGACCTATTTCGATTCTCTATGGAGTGTGTCGTCCGACGTCGCCCACCAGGGTCCTGGCCGCGGCCAGGACCGAGGCGTGTGA
- a CDS encoding HAD family hydrolase, with protein sequence MTAETENLYAVVGQARSVLFDFDGPICRLFAGHSAEDVAKDLVRWLEQQGLRELLTEEERVHPDPMAVLYAVNRRHPHSDLVVELEDRLTQQELKAAPSAWPTEFADPLIRTWSAVGVRLAVATNNSPRTAATYLESRGLADCFVPNIYGRTHDLDQLKPHPHCLNRAMNALGAAPRSTLMIGDAPSDHQAARSAGVQFLGYARNSQKEKLLRDAGAEHVVGSLEPVLQVLRGQA encoded by the coding sequence GTGACAGCAGAGACAGAGAACCTTTACGCGGTGGTCGGGCAAGCCCGTTCCGTCCTGTTCGACTTCGACGGGCCGATCTGTCGGCTCTTCGCGGGGCACTCGGCGGAGGACGTGGCGAAGGACCTGGTGAGATGGCTCGAACAGCAGGGCCTCCGCGAACTCCTCACCGAGGAGGAGCGCGTCCACCCCGACCCGATGGCGGTCCTGTACGCGGTCAACCGCCGTCATCCGCACAGCGATCTCGTGGTCGAACTGGAGGACCGCCTCACCCAGCAGGAACTCAAGGCGGCGCCCTCCGCGTGGCCCACCGAATTCGCGGACCCGCTGATCCGGACCTGGAGCGCGGTCGGCGTGCGACTGGCCGTGGCGACCAACAACTCGCCCCGTACGGCGGCCACTTACCTGGAGAGCCGCGGCCTGGCCGACTGCTTCGTGCCCAACATCTACGGCCGCACCCACGACTTGGACCAGCTCAAGCCGCACCCGCACTGCCTCAACCGGGCCATGAACGCCCTCGGTGCCGCCCCGCGGTCCACCCTCATGATCGGTGACGCACCCTCGGACCACCAGGCCGCGAGAAGTGCCGGTGTCCAGTTCCTCGGCTACGCGCGTAACAGCCAGAAGGAGAAACTGCTGCGGGATGCCGGAGCCGAGCATGTCGTGGGCTCGCTGGAACCGGTGCTGCAGGTCCTGCGGGGTCAGGCCTGA
- a CDS encoding GntR family transcriptional regulator — MVVTQENVAVNGSRKLSPQEIADILRDRIRAGALRAGDRLPTQAELADEFGVERGTVRQALRALQDDGLLSNVSKGSPPRIAEVTHTRDEPQPTMVALAPRLVEAFTAQHVRIDVVCHTAETLMLAIGDPVRRIHEGSLRPESIDVRILVPSREITLAFPVSVDSDADDDPVHQRWLDMRNAQGHVLRHNLRSLRSSHGIDVRVTFRALPFTPPVKLYLLNGQEALIGYYVLTRREEPYESQTLEMYDALGSESLLFSFLTRSGQRDAAFVEESQKWFDGLWETITTDLTLS, encoded by the coding sequence TTGGTCGTGACCCAGGAGAACGTGGCAGTGAACGGCAGCAGAAAGCTCTCGCCGCAGGAGATCGCGGACATCCTGCGGGACCGCATCCGCGCGGGCGCCCTGCGCGCCGGCGACCGCCTGCCCACCCAGGCGGAGCTCGCCGACGAGTTCGGCGTGGAGCGCGGCACGGTCCGTCAGGCCTTGCGCGCCCTCCAGGACGACGGCCTGCTCAGCAACGTCAGCAAGGGCAGCCCGCCCCGGATCGCCGAGGTCACGCACACCCGGGACGAACCCCAGCCGACGATGGTGGCGCTGGCGCCGCGGCTGGTCGAGGCGTTCACCGCGCAGCACGTGCGCATAGACGTCGTCTGTCACACGGCGGAGACGCTGATGCTGGCCATCGGCGACCCGGTCCGCCGGATCCACGAGGGCAGCCTGCGCCCCGAGTCGATCGACGTCCGCATCCTGGTGCCGTCGCGGGAGATCACCCTCGCCTTCCCCGTCTCCGTCGACAGCGACGCCGACGACGACCCGGTCCACCAGCGCTGGCTGGACATGCGCAACGCCCAGGGGCACGTCCTGCGGCACAACCTGCGCTCCCTGCGCTCCTCGCACGGCATCGACGTGCGCGTCACGTTCCGCGCGCTGCCGTTCACCCCGCCCGTGAAGCTCTACCTGCTCAACGGGCAGGAGGCGCTGATCGGTTACTACGTCCTCACCCGCCGGGAGGAGCCGTACGAGAGCCAGACCCTGGAGATGTACGACGCCCTCGGCTCCGAGTCCCTGCTCTTCTCCTTCCTGACCCGGTCGGGCCAGCGCGACGCGGCGTTCGTGGAGGAGTCCCAGAAGTGGTTCGACGGGCTCTGGGAAACCATCACGACGGACCTGACACTCTCCTAG
- a CDS encoding winged helix-turn-helix domain-containing protein, translating into MSHREVAAELRSRILSGELRAGERMPTQARLADEFGVERGTVRQALRILQSENLLSNISKGSPATVAEDVDKALTGPAAPPRTTMVALSSRITAAFSAPHVEIDALCLTAVSLTLAMGEPLRLIHEGRLKPARIDVRVLLPSRDIDLAFPAAVDATEDGERVRRRWLAQRNAQGQVLKHNLLALRATHGIDVHITFRALPFTPPVKLYLLNEAEALFAYYTLSRRDAEFDSEYLETYDAEGTQSMLFAFEQGEGLRATTFVEQSHLWFNALWETISSELVLTG; encoded by the coding sequence ATGTCACACCGAGAGGTGGCCGCCGAGCTGCGCAGCCGGATTCTGTCGGGTGAGCTGCGGGCGGGAGAACGCATGCCCACCCAGGCCAGGCTGGCCGACGAGTTCGGGGTCGAGCGCGGGACCGTACGGCAGGCGCTGCGCATACTGCAGTCGGAGAACCTGCTGTCCAACATCTCCAAGGGGAGTCCGGCGACCGTCGCAGAGGACGTGGACAAGGCTCTGACCGGGCCGGCGGCTCCTCCGCGGACCACCATGGTGGCACTGTCCTCACGGATCACGGCCGCCTTCTCGGCGCCCCACGTGGAGATCGACGCCCTGTGCCTGACGGCCGTCTCCCTGACGCTCGCGATGGGCGAACCACTGCGCCTCATCCACGAGGGCCGATTGAAACCGGCCAGGATCGACGTCCGCGTGCTCCTGCCGTCCCGCGACATCGATCTCGCCTTTCCGGCGGCGGTGGACGCGACGGAGGACGGGGAGCGGGTGCGGCGCCGGTGGCTGGCCCAGCGCAACGCCCAGGGCCAGGTCCTGAAGCACAACCTGCTGGCGTTACGGGCGACGCACGGCATCGACGTGCACATCACCTTCAGGGCCCTGCCGTTCACCCCGCCGGTGAAGTTGTACCTGCTCAACGAGGCGGAGGCGCTCTTCGCGTACTACACGCTGTCGCGGCGGGACGCGGAGTTCGACAGTGAGTACCTGGAGACGTACGACGCCGAGGGGACCCAGTCGATGCTGTTCGCCTTCGAGCAGGGGGAGGGACTGCGGGCCACGACGTTCGTGGAGCAGTCGCATCTGTGGTTCAACGCACTGTGGGAGACCATCAGCTCCGAGCTGGTGCTCACGGGCTGA
- a CDS encoding GNAT family N-acetyltransferase → MRSRQDIDVRPIRDDEIPDWVRAVNTGFLRPPSVSEAELADRATYIVPERTLGAFDGERCVGTFRSFAQEITAVGGAAVRADAITSVTVTSTHRRRGVLTRMMAQDLAAAKERGDVVATLIAAEYPIYGRYGFGPATTAAEWTIDVPRSGLDPRLAGPDDGGRIDLVDGDDVRKTGPELYERFRRAQPGAIDRSERWWQLATGALVRHGVTWTEPFHAVYRGARGEAEGLLTYTVDDRWGDAKQPLQTAKVTDMIAVSPAAERALWRYVCSIDWVTGVKTGLRAPDDLLPHLLPDPRAAAITSQADWLWVRILDVVAALEARTYGATGALVLEVVDEKGSAGGRYRLDASPEGASCTRTTGSAELTLEVGELGALWLGGESAVRLAALGRVREERAGAALVADALLRTSRRPWCPDIF, encoded by the coding sequence ATGAGATCACGCCAGGACATCGACGTACGGCCCATCCGTGACGACGAGATCCCGGATTGGGTCCGCGCGGTGAACACCGGGTTCCTGCGCCCGCCGAGCGTGTCGGAGGCCGAGCTCGCGGACCGCGCCACCTACATCGTGCCCGAGCGGACGCTGGGGGCCTTCGACGGCGAGCGGTGCGTGGGGACCTTCCGGTCGTTCGCGCAGGAGATCACGGCGGTGGGCGGGGCGGCCGTGCGGGCCGACGCGATCACGAGCGTCACCGTGACCTCGACCCACCGTCGGCGGGGCGTCCTGACGCGGATGATGGCCCAGGACCTGGCCGCCGCGAAGGAGCGCGGTGACGTCGTGGCGACGCTGATCGCCGCGGAGTACCCGATCTACGGCCGGTACGGGTTCGGGCCGGCGACGACGGCCGCCGAGTGGACGATCGACGTCCCGCGGTCGGGGCTCGACCCCCGGTTGGCCGGCCCCGACGACGGGGGCCGTATCGATCTGGTGGACGGCGACGACGTACGCAAGACCGGGCCGGAGCTGTACGAGCGGTTCAGGCGGGCGCAGCCGGGCGCGATCGACCGGAGCGAGCGTTGGTGGCAGCTCGCCACCGGTGCGCTGGTACGGCACGGGGTCACGTGGACCGAGCCGTTCCACGCCGTGTACCGCGGTGCGCGGGGGGAGGCCGAAGGCCTGCTCACGTACACCGTGGACGACCGCTGGGGGGACGCGAAGCAGCCGCTGCAGACCGCGAAGGTCACGGACATGATCGCCGTCTCGCCGGCCGCCGAACGGGCGCTGTGGCGGTACGTCTGCTCGATCGACTGGGTCACGGGCGTGAAGACGGGCCTGCGGGCTCCGGACGATCTGCTGCCGCATCTGCTGCCGGACCCGCGCGCGGCGGCGATCACCTCACAGGCGGACTGGCTGTGGGTACGGATCCTGGACGTCGTGGCGGCGCTGGAAGCGCGTACGTACGGGGCGACGGGCGCCCTCGTCCTGGAGGTGGTCGACGAGAAGGGGTCGGCCGGGGGCCGGTACCGGCTGGATGCCTCCCCCGAGGGCGCGAGCTGTACCCGGACCACCGGGAGCGCCGAACTCACCTTGGAAGTGGGCGAGTTGGGAGCGCTGTGGCTCGGGGGCGAGTCCGCGGTCCGGCTCGCGGCGCTGGGCCGGGTCCGGGAAGAACGAGCGGGCGCCGCCCTGGTGGCCGACGCCCTGCTGCGTACGTCCAGGCGACCGTGGTGCCCGGACATCTTCTGA